The genomic window GTGGACAGGGTTGGTAGACTGGACTGAGACCTGGGCTGGTGTCAAATCACTCACTTTATACGCACTATTtatatgctaaatgaataaaaacaaatgtacTTTGTTTTTCCTGCCGTCAATCTCGAAAAACGAGATGGTTCCCTTGCGGTAGATCTCATTTCCTGGAGGGTGTCGAAGGTTGCACTTGGTCTGGAACAGAGAAAAACAacaatgaggaggaggagggatgagcagGGACAGGGCACGGGCTAGCCTGGGCTCAGAGGTCAGGGCTCAGAGGTCAGGGTCTCACCAGGTGCCTCTGCAGACATTTGAGGCTCTTGAGGTACTTGAGGCAGAACTCGCAGAGGTAGAGGATGGGCAAGGTGGTCAGCTCCTGGGGGTAGGGGGAGAAGTACCAGGGCTTCAGCCTGTGGCGCCCCAGCTCGATGCAGTCGATGTTCTTCATCCTGGTGACGATGTCGTCATGGCTCCGGTCCGACACCAGGCTGCCAGTCATGCGCGGGGCGCTGGGGATGCCGTCCGAGCTGTCCTGGGAGTCCTGACGAGACACAGCAGCACGTCAACACAGCTGACTCACAATACCAGCCCTGGTAACCTAGGTAATATGACAGGCCTAGTAACAAGACAATCCAGGTAACCTAGGTAATATGACAGGCCTAGTAACCTAGTAACAAGACAATCCAGGTAACCTAGATAATATGACCGGCCTAGTAACCTAGTAACAAGACAATCCTGGTAACCTAGGTAATATGATAGGCCTAGTAACAAGACAATCCTGGTAACCTAAGGAATACGTCCTGGTAACCTCGGGAATATGTACTGATACTGTAGTTGATATGATGGCCCTGACAAGCTAGTTCCAAAATACACATTCTAAACCACTAAGAGGAATtacattactattattattattttaagaaACAAGGGGACATTCCTAACTTAACAAAACCCTAATACAATAAACTAATGAAGCTGAATGCACAACCACACAAGACAATGAGAACATGAGCCcatatctgcccccccccccccttccctccctccccagctgaACTATGCAAGCTTAGACCCCAGCAGGTCCACACTGCTCTACAGGAGCCCtgggcaggacacacacacacacgcaatgagGAGGAAATGGACGGACCTCTCCAGGTGGTAGAAAGACATTGGCACATCGAGGGTTGTTATACTGGAAAACCTTTATTATCTagcagaaaaaaacaaaaacggaTGCAGGCTTTTTGAATATTGATTTACTCAGGGGGAAGGAAAATATGATCACTGTTGACATTGTTTATTACTGCATTATTACTGATAACACAGGGTCAGGGTCATTGAGGGTTTGTTAAACTGACCCTGTGCATAGTTTCCTTTCTTATTGTGTTAAATGTGGGAAGGGAAAATCTAAACATTTATTCACACAAGAGGATGTATATTGGTTCAGAAGTCGGCAGGGTTTGGATAAAGTGTTTCAGCATGTTGCCTTGTTTAAATATCAAAATCATCCATTAAAAATCCATCACCATCCACCCAGTCAGTCtaaatgttttaattaaaccAGTATAGAAGCTAGTGGCTTCGTTAATAGAGGTGACTATCAGACTGAATACAGGAATTAAATGCTCAAGTCTAACTGTGACCCAAAAAAGGAGAAGAATGACTGGTTGGTATGTTGTTAACTGGCATTGTTGTTGTAAACAACAGATGTTTAACTGTAAACATGTGAATGATGGAGCAGGATTGTGGGCTGGAGTGAGCCGGCTCTGTACCTCATCAGTTCCTCCACAGTTggccttcctcttcctgcctggCTGTGAGGGGATGAGCCGCCTGGCTGTGCCGTTCTGGGGGTTCAGAGACGGGAGACACAGGAGATCAACAACAGCAGGCAACACCAACAATAATGAgaacatcaacaacatcatcaacatcatcaacatcaacaacaacatcaacaacatcaacaacatcaacaacatcatcaacaacatcaacatcaacaacatcaacaacatcaacaacaacaacatcaacaacaacaacaacaacatcaacaacaacaacatcaacaacaacaacatcaacatctaCAACATCTACATCGAGACTAAGGAATCCCCCTTCTGTGTCGAGGTGGTTACCGTGGTGAGCGAGGTGAGCTGCTCGTGGTCGTCGCGGGCCTTGGTGCCGAAGGTGTTGGCGTCCCTGACCGCCGGGTACACCGACGCCTGGCTGGCCTCCGCCGACCCCGGCAGGCACGCCACCGACGTCACCGGGGACGGCTGTGTCGTCAAGGAGACGGAGTCTGTTTTCCTCTTCTGTTGGAGAGGCGTGtcagacaggtgagaggagagccAGGAACTGTGTTAACACTGGCTTCATACGGCCGCCAGtggtggctgtgtgtgctgtgtgtgctgtgtgtgtagtgtgtgtagtgtgtgtagcgtgggtagtgtgtgtagtatagGTAAATGGAAGTTGTACCGGTGTGGGTAGAGTTTTGCCTCTGGAGGGAGCTGTAGCAGGCTTAAGGTTGAGATCTAGACTCTTCCTCTGAATTAGAACAGAAAGTAAGAGAAACAGGGGGTTAACTGATATTCACATGAAAACCATCAGGAGGTTGGGGTTGAATTGTTGAATGAATACACAGTCCAATACAGATCTAATGTCACTGTTCCAATTGAATACAAATGTATCTTAGGTGGCCGTGATTGGAATTAAACAGAATTGTCAATCTACATATGACACCTTATTTTTATCTACAGGTAGAGCAAAGAAAATATCACCAGGTCAAAGTTTTATGTTTACTTTAGGTTACCGGCCATCACCATATCAAATGTTTTAGATTTaacaacacatttttgcttttgcAGAATCCCCCATTAGGGGAGAGGCAAGACCAGAGAAACATACTCTCGTCGAAATCTCAAATCCAGGCACTGGACACAACCCAGCTCACTGCATTCCTCATTAAGCCCAAAACAGCACTGTGcaccccccacagccccacctAAACCTGGTAATTGTTATTAAAAACAGAGATTAGCAAAAACATCAGGGTGCAATGCCCAAAGGAGAGGGCTTAAAACACGACTGCCAAACCTGAGTTTGTTGTTGCAACCCTGGAAAGTCTGGTAGAGAGGTCTTGGTGGGCAGTGGCTTCTGttggggctgggtctgggggggCCTGCCGGGGAGGTGTTGGGGGGCCGCTCCCGCTgctctcaccacctctctctccgggGAGCTGGGTCGTGACCCCGGGAGCCCGTTCTTGGTGGGCGTTTTAGCCTCCTTCTTGGGGAACTGGAGCTTCTTCATGTCCAGCCTATCCGGCGTGACCCACTCATCCAGACGCTTGTTAACTTTATTAACAcaagcagacacgcacacagaacacacccaCGTTGGCATCACAGGGCTGTTAAGCCTTCTGGGGGGGAATGTTGCAGGTGGGCAATAAGACAGTGTTTGTAGTT from Osmerus eperlanus chromosome 19, fOsmEpe2.1, whole genome shotgun sequence includes these protein-coding regions:
- the kat5b gene encoding histone acetyltransferase KAT5b, with the translated sequence MTKMADTSVDVVEGCRLPVLRKNQENEDEWPLAEILSVKEIPGRKLYYVHYIDFNKRLDEWVTPDRLDMKKLQFPKKEAKTPTKNGLPGSRPSSPEREVVRAAGAAPQHLPGRPPQTQPQQKPLPTKTSLPDFPGLQQQTQRKSLDLNLKPATAPSRGKTLPTPKRKTDSVSLTTQPSPVTSVACLPGSAEASQASVYPAVRDANTFGTKARDDHEQLTSLTTNGTARRLIPSQPGRKRKANCGGTDEIIKVFQYNNPRCANVFLPPGEDSQDSSDGIPSAPRMTGSLVSDRSHDDIVTRMKNIDCIELGRHRLKPWYFSPYPQELTTLPILYLCEFCLKYLKSLKCLQRHLTKCNLRHPPGNEIYRKGTISFFEIDGRKNKTYSQNLCLLAKCFLDHKTLYYDTDPFLFYVMTEYDSKGFHIVGYFSKEKESTEDYNVACILTLPPYQRRGYGKLLIEFSYELSKVEGKTGTPEKPLSDLGLLSYRSYWSQTILEILMDLKPDNGERPQITINEISEITSVKKEDVISTLQYLNLINYYKGQYILTLSEDIVEGHERAMQKRHLRIDPKCLHFTPKDWSKRGKW